One genomic window of Hyphomonas adhaerens MHS-3 includes the following:
- a CDS encoding YHS domain-containing (seleno)protein, with protein MSRTITLSAMVMAVAIATALPAAAEDEHNVSTGITTAGAPLGLHGVDAVALTTLNAVSEGNAEYTVVEDGVAYYFASADSAKTFKADPAKYAPQYGGFCAYAVALGKKFDGDPRYADIVDGKLYLFVNEEIFKKYKKDSKRILAKAERTWPRIEHKAVGDL; from the coding sequence ATGTCCCGTACAATCACACTCTCCGCCATGGTAATGGCTGTTGCCATCGCAACGGCCCTGCCGGCCGCCGCTGAAGACGAACACAATGTTTCGACCGGCATCACGACCGCCGGCGCGCCGCTTGGCCTGCATGGCGTCGATGCTGTCGCGCTGACAACGCTGAATGCTGTCTCTGAAGGCAATGCAGAGTACACGGTCGTTGAAGACGGCGTTGCCTACTACTTTGCGTCCGCTGACTCGGCCAAGACATTCAAAGCCGACCCGGCAAAATACGCGCCTCAGTATGGCGGCTTCTGCGCTTACGCCGTCGCACTTGGCAAGAAGTTTGACGGAGATCCGCGGTATGCCGACATCGTCGACGGCAAGCTGTATCTGTTCGTGAACGAAGAGATCTTCAAAAAGTACAAGAAGGACTCCAAGCGCATCCTGGCCAAAGCTGAACGCACCTGGCCACGCATCGAGCACAAGGCTGTGGGCGACCTCTAG
- a CDS encoding DUF1348 family protein, translating into MRPPLPPFTNETAIGKVRLAEDGWNSRNPEKVSLAYTEDSAWRNRDTFITGRAEIVRFLTEKWQKEQAYRLIKELFAFTDNRIAVRYAYEFHDANGQWHRAYGNENWVFDAQGLMQNRYASINNLQIRETDRLFHWSQGRRPDDHPGLSDLGL; encoded by the coding sequence ATGAGACCGCCCCTCCCGCCCTTTACGAATGAAACTGCCATCGGAAAGGTCCGCCTGGCCGAAGACGGCTGGAACAGCCGCAACCCCGAAAAGGTTTCTCTCGCCTACACCGAAGACAGTGCGTGGCGGAACCGCGACACATTCATTACCGGCCGCGCCGAAATCGTCCGGTTCCTGACGGAAAAGTGGCAAAAAGAGCAGGCCTACCGGTTGATCAAGGAATTGTTCGCATTCACAGACAACCGCATCGCCGTCCGCTACGCCTATGAGTTCCACGACGCAAACGGCCAATGGCACCGTGCCTACGGCAACGAGAACTGGGTATTCGATGCCCAGGGCCTGATGCAGAACCGCTATGCCAGCATCAACAACCTTCAGATCCGCGAAACAGACCGCCTGTTTCATTGGTCCCAGGGCCGACGCCCGGACGATCATCCGGGCCTCAGCGACCTCGGCCTCTGA
- the ahpF gene encoding alkyl hydroperoxide reductase subunit F has product MLDANLKTQLKAYMEKIRRPVELVAALDDSKGGRELEELLGEISELSDKVSWSRGNDARTPSFAITTPEADISLRFAGLPLGHEFTSLVLALLQVGGHPPKVAPEVIEQIKSLDGTFEFETYFSLSCQNCPDVVQALNMMAVLNPNIRHTAIDGALFQSEVDERQVMAVPTVYLNGEVFGSGRMEVEQILAKLDTGAQEKMAAKISEKEPFDVLVIGGGPAGVAGAIYAARKGIRTGIAAERLGGQVLDTMGIENLISVPYTEGPKLATAMETHIKEYDIDVMNLQTAAKLVPAKEEGGLHEVVLENGAGLKTRSLILAPGARWRQMGVPGEEEYRNKGVAYCPHCDGPLFKGKRVAVIGGGNSGVEAAIDLAGLVAHVTLIEFDTQLRADAVLQNKLRSLSNVDIITSAMTTEVLGDGAKVKGLTYKNRNTDDVHEVALEGIFVQIGLVPNTEWLRGSIELTERGEIVTDMRGQTSLPGVFAAGDATTTPYKQIVISMGEGAKAALSAFDYLIRLAPAETPVLEEA; this is encoded by the coding sequence ATGTTGGATGCCAACCTGAAAACCCAGCTCAAGGCCTATATGGAAAAAATCCGCCGCCCGGTCGAACTCGTGGCGGCCCTGGATGATTCCAAAGGCGGCCGGGAACTCGAAGAGCTGCTGGGCGAAATTTCCGAACTCTCCGACAAGGTCAGCTGGTCGCGCGGAAACGATGCGCGCACACCCTCCTTTGCGATCACAACTCCCGAGGCCGATATCAGCCTGCGCTTTGCTGGCCTGCCGCTCGGGCATGAATTCACGTCTCTCGTCCTCGCGCTTCTCCAGGTCGGCGGACATCCGCCGAAAGTGGCGCCTGAGGTGATCGAGCAAATCAAATCGCTCGACGGGACGTTCGAGTTCGAAACTTATTTCTCCCTGTCCTGCCAGAACTGTCCGGACGTTGTTCAGGCCCTGAACATGATGGCGGTGCTGAACCCGAACATACGGCACACCGCGATTGATGGTGCCTTGTTCCAGAGCGAAGTCGATGAACGCCAGGTGATGGCCGTGCCGACGGTTTACCTCAATGGAGAGGTCTTCGGATCCGGACGCATGGAAGTCGAACAGATCCTCGCGAAGCTGGATACCGGCGCGCAGGAAAAAATGGCGGCGAAGATTTCGGAGAAAGAGCCTTTTGACGTGCTGGTCATCGGTGGCGGCCCGGCGGGGGTTGCAGGCGCGATCTATGCGGCGCGCAAAGGTATCCGCACCGGTATCGCTGCCGAAAGGCTGGGCGGACAGGTGCTGGACACGATGGGTATCGAAAACCTGATCTCTGTACCGTACACAGAAGGTCCCAAGCTTGCGACCGCAATGGAAACGCACATCAAGGAATACGACATTGATGTGATGAACCTCCAGACCGCCGCGAAACTGGTCCCGGCCAAAGAAGAAGGCGGCCTTCACGAAGTCGTCCTGGAGAATGGTGCGGGTCTGAAGACCCGTAGCCTGATCCTCGCCCCCGGTGCCCGCTGGCGTCAGATGGGCGTGCCGGGCGAAGAGGAATACCGGAACAAGGGCGTGGCTTACTGTCCGCATTGCGATGGGCCGCTGTTCAAGGGCAAGCGCGTTGCCGTGATCGGCGGGGGGAATTCGGGTGTCGAAGCGGCGATCGATCTCGCTGGCCTTGTCGCTCATGTCACGCTGATTGAGTTTGATACCCAGCTTCGTGCCGATGCGGTGCTTCAGAACAAGCTTCGCAGCTTGTCCAATGTCGACATCATCACGTCTGCCATGACCACTGAAGTGCTTGGCGATGGTGCCAAAGTAAAGGGCCTGACCTACAAGAACCGGAACACGGATGACGTGCACGAAGTTGCGCTGGAAGGCATCTTCGTTCAGATCGGACTCGTGCCGAACACCGAATGGCTGCGTGGCAGCATTGAACTGACCGAGCGTGGTGAGATCGTGACCGATATGCGGGGCCAGACTTCGCTTCCGGGTGTGTTTGCGGCCGGTGATGCCACGACGACCCCCTACAAGCAGATCGTGATTTCGATGGGCGAAGGGGCCAAGGCGGCCCTCTCCGCATTCGATTACCTTATCCGTCTGGCGCCGGCCGAAACGCCGGTCCTGGAAGAGGCCTGA
- the ahpC gene encoding alkyl hydroperoxide reductase subunit C, with protein MSLINTEIKPFKAEAFKQGKFESVSEADVKGKWAIFFFYPADFTFVCPTELEDLQSEYAALQSMGVEVFAVSTDTHFSHKAWHETSPAIGKIEYYMLGDPTGAITRNFDNMREDMGLADRGTFVVDPDGVIQVIEVTCEGVGRNAAELVRKVKAAQYVRANPGQVCPAKWEEGEETLAPSLELVGKI; from the coding sequence ATGTCCCTGATCAATACTGAAATTAAGCCCTTCAAGGCCGAAGCATTCAAACAAGGCAAGTTCGAGTCAGTCAGCGAAGCCGATGTGAAAGGCAAATGGGCGATCTTCTTCTTCTATCCGGCAGACTTCACGTTCGTCTGTCCGACCGAACTGGAAGACCTGCAGTCCGAATACGCTGCGCTGCAGAGCATGGGCGTTGAAGTCTTTGCCGTGTCGACCGATACGCACTTCAGCCACAAGGCGTGGCACGAGACGTCGCCGGCCATCGGCAAGATCGAATACTACATGCTCGGCGATCCGACGGGCGCAATCACCCGCAACTTTGACAATATGCGCGAGGACATGGGCCTGGCTGACCGGGGCACGTTCGTTGTCGATCCGGACGGTGTGATCCAGGTGATCGAAGTGACTTGCGAAGGCGTCGGCCGCAATGCGGCTGAACTGGTCCGCAAGGTGAAAGCGGCACAATATGTCCGCGCAAACCCAGGCCAGGTCTGCCCGGCAAAATGGGAAGAGGGTGAAGAGACCCTCGCTCCGTCGCTGGAACTGGTCGGCAAGATCTGA
- a CDS encoding flavin monoamine oxidase family protein, which translates to MEGATRRYALAMIGATAGSAALYSAMKAIHHVQPSSYKGPIKLDGDPKGAKVLVLGAGLAGMVAALELRSAGYTVEVLEYREKAGGRCWTLRGGDTYTEMGGATQQVAFEGDNYINPGPWRIPYDHYGVLDYCQRLGVQLEPFIQQNHNAYLHNSKAFGGKPQRFKHIATDYRGQTSELLAKAVDQNRLDDMLTPDDREALIESLRATGALDDTNSYKAGDLTSRYRGFGKPPGAGFGGAPSASDPISLSEILKSGMWNRLADADLLDHQMPMFQPVGGMDMIAQAFAREVGDLIRYNSKVVSLQQDDNGVQVAYEDTRTGEKRTTEADWCVCTVPFSILGQMDHDLSPELTAAVNDVYYRGSAKWGLEFKRRFWEEDDRIYGGISYTDLPIEMISYPSGGLFTKGPAVLLGGYTWDDAQAFEFNAMQPEERIKWALEFGSHIHPQYLEEYKTGVSVVWHKVPWVLGCFGIWRNKETHYANAVKIDNRVVCAGEHVSYLGAWMEGAIESSLDAIGRLHDKVING; encoded by the coding sequence ATGGAGGGAGCGACCAGGCGGTACGCATTGGCGATGATTGGCGCGACAGCTGGCAGCGCCGCGCTTTACTCCGCGATGAAGGCGATTCATCACGTCCAGCCTTCGTCCTACAAGGGGCCAATCAAACTCGACGGAGACCCGAAAGGCGCGAAAGTCCTCGTCCTCGGCGCCGGTCTTGCGGGCATGGTCGCCGCACTGGAACTCAGATCAGCTGGCTACACGGTCGAAGTCCTGGAATACCGGGAAAAAGCGGGGGGCCGCTGTTGGACATTGCGCGGCGGCGACACCTACACCGAGATGGGGGGCGCCACCCAACAGGTCGCCTTCGAAGGTGACAACTACATCAATCCCGGCCCATGGCGCATTCCGTATGACCATTATGGTGTGCTGGACTATTGCCAGCGTCTCGGCGTCCAGTTGGAACCGTTCATCCAGCAGAACCACAACGCCTACCTCCACAACAGCAAAGCCTTCGGCGGCAAGCCTCAGCGCTTCAAGCACATCGCAACGGACTATCGCGGCCAGACATCAGAACTGCTTGCCAAGGCCGTCGACCAGAACCGGTTGGACGACATGCTCACGCCGGATGACCGCGAAGCCCTGATCGAATCCCTCCGGGCAACCGGCGCCCTGGACGACACCAACTCCTACAAGGCCGGAGACCTGACCAGCCGGTATCGCGGATTCGGCAAACCACCCGGTGCCGGCTTCGGTGGTGCACCATCCGCATCCGATCCGATCAGTCTTTCTGAGATCCTGAAATCCGGGATGTGGAACCGTCTTGCAGATGCCGACCTGCTGGATCACCAGATGCCGATGTTCCAGCCCGTCGGCGGCATGGACATGATTGCACAGGCGTTTGCCCGCGAAGTTGGCGATCTCATACGCTACAATTCCAAAGTGGTTTCCCTGCAGCAGGACGATAATGGCGTCCAGGTTGCCTATGAGGACACCCGTACGGGCGAAAAGCGTACAACGGAAGCCGACTGGTGCGTCTGCACCGTCCCCTTCTCCATCCTTGGCCAGATGGATCACGATCTCTCGCCGGAACTGACGGCGGCGGTCAACGATGTCTACTATCGCGGTTCTGCGAAGTGGGGCCTGGAATTCAAGCGGCGGTTCTGGGAAGAGGACGACAGGATCTACGGCGGGATCAGCTACACTGACCTACCCATCGAAATGATCTCCTACCCCTCCGGCGGCCTGTTCACCAAAGGCCCGGCTGTCTTGCTTGGCGGCTATACATGGGACGACGCACAAGCGTTTGAGTTCAATGCCATGCAGCCGGAAGAGCGTATCAAATGGGCCCTTGAATTCGGGTCTCACATTCACCCGCAATACCTGGAAGAGTACAAGACCGGTGTCAGCGTCGTCTGGCACAAGGTTCCCTGGGTGCTGGGATGTTTCGGTATATGGCGGAACAAGGAAACCCATTACGCAAACGCAGTGAAGATCGACAATCGCGTTGTCTGCGCGGGCGAGCATGTCTCCTATCTCGGAGCCTGGATGGAAGGCGCCATCGAGTCTTCCCTCGACGCGATTGGCCGCCTGCATGACAAGGTGATCAACGGATGA
- a CDS encoding c-type cytochrome gives MRFQTRTTRTVLTATAFVATALTMHADDGIPEITTFEPTPLEEKIFDGPGVTVTSGQEIYSTLCAGCHMPEGEGAVGGGMYPALAGNEKLEYPDYAVFIVLNGYKAMPSFAHTLSDEQVAAVVNYLQSGLGGNSFEPAATAEQVELSRPQ, from the coding sequence ATGAGATTTCAAACCCGCACCACCCGAACCGTCCTGACTGCCACAGCGTTTGTGGCCACAGCGCTGACCATGCACGCCGATGATGGCATTCCGGAAATTACGACCTTCGAGCCGACGCCTCTGGAAGAAAAAATCTTCGATGGCCCTGGCGTGACCGTGACAAGCGGACAAGAGATTTATTCAACGCTCTGCGCCGGCTGCCACATGCCGGAAGGCGAAGGCGCCGTCGGTGGCGGCATGTACCCCGCCCTCGCCGGAAACGAAAAGCTTGAGTATCCCGATTATGCTGTCTTTATCGTCCTGAACGGTTACAAAGCGATGCCATCCTTCGCCCACACGCTGTCGGATGAGCAAGTGGCGGCAGTCGTCAACTACTTGCAGTCCGGACTGGGCGGAAACTCATTCGAACCGGCCGCAACGGCCGAACAGGTCGAACTCAGCCGGCCCCAATAA
- a CDS encoding RidA family protein yields MRLTAPLLSIAAIALGACGAADSEVIRHKIPGSDFPILLAVEVPADATLVYLSGAGPAVTDETAEPRTPAAYGDITTQTETTLAAIETRLEGLGLTMSDVIKMQVYIVAAPGEDSLDFGGFMEGYVKYFGTEEQPNLPTRSVFEVAGLANPGWLIEIEAVAVRD; encoded by the coding sequence ATGCGCCTGACCGCCCCTCTTCTTTCTATCGCCGCCATCGCACTCGGCGCCTGCGGCGCAGCCGACAGCGAAGTCATCCGCCACAAGATTCCCGGATCGGACTTTCCGATCCTTCTGGCTGTCGAAGTCCCGGCCGATGCGACATTGGTTTATCTGAGTGGGGCTGGCCCTGCCGTTACGGATGAGACAGCCGAACCGAGAACACCTGCAGCCTATGGCGACATCACAACCCAGACCGAAACAACGCTGGCCGCGATTGAAACCCGCCTCGAAGGCCTTGGCCTGACCATGAGCGACGTCATCAAGATGCAGGTCTACATTGTCGCGGCACCGGGTGAAGACTCGCTCGATTTCGGCGGCTTCATGGAAGGCTATGTAAAATATTTCGGCACCGAAGAGCAGCCCAACCTGCCGACCCGTTCGGTGTTCGAGGTCGCTGGTCTTGCCAATCCGGGCTGGCTGATCGAAATCGAGGCCGTCGCCGTCCGCGATTGA
- a CDS encoding class I adenylate-forming enzyme family protein: MHYAELLKAREELTGPGGDFEIVEAEVLGKKLRVYKNAPPSIREFWASTKQFADRTYLIYEGERLTYAEAHEQVNAIAAWLFDQGVQPGDRVAIAMRNYPEWLLIYWACTSVGITVVGMNAWWTAEEMVYALKDSEPKALFLDAERLERVRDRPDLTGSMKMVGVRIPDLPANVTPWSEVIAHGGDMPDVTVDPDSDACIFYTSGTTGFPKGAQLTQRGCVANLMNMMYASASTALATQNATGVAPPEDPPPPVSLLTTPLFHVTANNCGAYATTAAGGAIVLMYRWDAGEALKIIEREKVSSLGGVPVMARELINHPDFEKTDTSSLAQLSGGGAQVPPDLVHKIESAISTARPATGYGMTETCGIITSVSADFFVDKPDSAGPAMPNFEVKCVDELGDTVAPGELGELWVKGSSVIKGYINRPEATAESITDGWLHTGDIARIDKDGFIFIVDRKKDMVLRGGENVYCAEVESVAYRHPAIAECSVFGVPDDRLGEEVGIAIVLKPGEKLTADEFREHCASIMAKHKVPRYVWFLADALPRNASGKFVKRDLRDRLSAELQSAGH; encoded by the coding sequence ATGCACTACGCAGAACTTCTGAAAGCGCGCGAAGAACTGACCGGACCAGGCGGTGACTTCGAGATCGTTGAAGCCGAAGTGCTCGGCAAAAAGCTTCGCGTGTACAAGAATGCCCCGCCAAGCATTCGTGAATTCTGGGCGTCCACCAAGCAATTCGCAGACCGGACCTATCTGATCTATGAGGGCGAACGCCTCACCTACGCCGAAGCTCATGAACAGGTAAACGCAATCGCCGCCTGGCTATTTGACCAGGGCGTCCAGCCGGGCGACCGGGTCGCCATCGCGATGCGCAATTACCCGGAATGGCTCCTCATCTATTGGGCCTGTACGTCTGTCGGGATCACAGTCGTCGGCATGAACGCCTGGTGGACCGCCGAGGAAATGGTCTACGCGCTGAAAGACTCCGAACCCAAAGCCCTGTTCCTCGATGCCGAACGGCTCGAACGGGTCCGGGACCGGCCGGATCTCACCGGTTCGATGAAAATGGTTGGTGTCAGAATCCCTGACCTGCCGGCCAACGTGACGCCCTGGAGCGAAGTCATCGCTCATGGCGGTGACATGCCGGACGTCACGGTCGACCCGGACTCCGATGCCTGCATCTTCTATACATCTGGCACGACCGGCTTCCCCAAGGGCGCACAGCTCACTCAGCGGGGTTGCGTCGCCAATCTCATGAACATGATGTACGCATCGGCATCCACAGCGCTCGCCACACAGAACGCGACGGGTGTCGCTCCTCCGGAAGATCCACCGCCGCCTGTGTCCTTGCTGACAACGCCTCTTTTCCACGTAACCGCCAACAATTGCGGTGCGTACGCCACCACCGCGGCCGGCGGCGCCATCGTTCTGATGTATCGTTGGGACGCAGGCGAAGCACTCAAGATCATCGAACGCGAAAAAGTCAGCAGCCTGGGCGGCGTGCCGGTCATGGCAAGGGAGCTGATCAACCATCCCGATTTCGAAAAGACGGACACATCGAGCCTCGCGCAACTGTCGGGCGGCGGCGCTCAGGTGCCACCCGACCTCGTCCACAAGATCGAATCGGCTATCTCAACAGCCCGCCCCGCCACCGGGTACGGCATGACGGAGACATGCGGGATCATCACGTCCGTGTCCGCTGACTTCTTCGTCGACAAGCCGGACAGTGCCGGCCCGGCCATGCCGAACTTTGAAGTCAAATGTGTGGATGAGCTTGGCGACACGGTCGCACCCGGCGAACTCGGTGAACTCTGGGTCAAAGGGTCTTCCGTCATCAAGGGCTATATCAATCGGCCGGAAGCTACGGCTGAATCGATCACGGATGGCTGGCTCCACACCGGCGATATTGCGCGTATCGACAAGGATGGCTTCATCTTTATCGTCGACCGCAAGAAGGACATGGTCCTGCGGGGTGGGGAAAATGTCTACTGCGCCGAAGTCGAATCGGTCGCCTACCGCCACCCCGCCATCGCCGAGTGCAGCGTCTTCGGCGTACCGGATGACAGGCTGGGTGAAGAAGTCGGTATCGCCATTGTGTTGAAGCCGGGCGAGAAACTGACCGCAGACGAGTTCCGCGAACACTGCGCCAGCATCATGGCGAAACACAAAGTGCCCCGTTACGTCTGGTTTCTCGCGGATGCCCTACCCCGCAATGCCAGCGGCAAATTCGTCAAACGTGACCTGCGTGACCGCCTCAGCGCAGAACTCCAGAGCGCGGGCCATTAG